From the genome of Actinacidiphila yeochonensis CN732, one region includes:
- a CDS encoding DinB family protein — protein MTNVTAGTTPETASAAAEAGKGTGTGKGTALSGERADLLESLARHRHFLRLPTRDLTDEQAGQRTTVSELCLGGLIKHVTSTERGWIAFITEGPSALGDFDAMTEEDFARRADEFRMLPGDTLAGVLDAYTEVARTTDTLVTSLPDLDATQPLPKAPWFEPGAHWSARRVLLHVIAETAQHAGHADIIREALDNAKSMG, from the coding sequence ATGACGAACGTGACGGCTGGGACGACTCCCGAGACGGCCAGCGCGGCGGCGGAAGCAGGCAAGGGGACGGGAACCGGAAAGGGCACGGCGCTGTCGGGCGAGCGCGCGGACCTGCTGGAGTCGCTGGCCAGGCACCGGCACTTCCTCCGCCTCCCCACCCGCGACCTCACCGACGAGCAGGCCGGACAGCGCACCACCGTGAGCGAACTGTGCCTGGGCGGGCTCATCAAGCACGTGACGTCGACCGAACGCGGCTGGATCGCCTTCATCACCGAGGGTCCCTCCGCGCTGGGCGACTTCGACGCCATGACGGAGGAGGACTTCGCGCGCCGCGCGGACGAGTTCCGCATGCTCCCGGGTGACACCCTGGCCGGCGTGCTCGACGCCTACACCGAGGTGGCCCGCACCACCGACACCCTCGTCACCTCCCTCCCCGACCTCGACGCCACCCAGCCCCTGCCCAAGGCCCCCTGGTTCGAGCCCGGCGCCCACTGGTCGGCCCGCCGCGTCCTCCTCCACGTCATCGCCGAAACCGCGCAGCACGCCGGCCACGCCGACATCATCCGCGAAGCCCTCGACAACGCGAAGTCCATGGGCTGA
- a CDS encoding helix-turn-helix transcriptional regulator: MANTSSRTLQLLSLLQNHRYWPGAELTARLGVSARTVRRDVDRLRELGYPVEARRGVDGGYQLAAGAALPPLVIDDEEAVALAVGLQAAAQSAVEGIAESSVRVLAKVVHVMPGRLRRRVEALREVTEAAGSGGPAVRPGVDPVVLTETALACRDAERLVFAYTAADGRASSRRVEPHRLVRLGRRWYLVAYDLDRQDWRSFRLDRLVSPRAEGGRFRPRELPAADAAAFVRAGLDALPRPHRVEALVDAPAAVVRERIGMWSTVEEVAVDRCRVWMTADSLDWPAMALGIVGADFEVVCPPALRTVLADLAGRFTRAARADEDRPTG, translated from the coding sequence ATGGCGAACACCAGCTCGCGCACGCTCCAGCTGCTCTCCCTGCTGCAGAACCACCGGTACTGGCCCGGTGCCGAGCTGACCGCGCGGCTCGGGGTGTCGGCGCGCACGGTGCGGCGGGATGTGGACCGGCTGCGGGAGCTGGGCTATCCGGTGGAGGCGCGGCGCGGGGTGGACGGCGGCTACCAGCTGGCCGCAGGGGCGGCCCTGCCCCCGCTGGTGATCGACGACGAGGAGGCCGTCGCGCTGGCGGTGGGTCTCCAGGCCGCCGCGCAGAGCGCGGTGGAGGGCATCGCCGAGTCGTCGGTGCGGGTGCTGGCCAAGGTGGTGCATGTGATGCCGGGCAGGTTGCGGCGCCGGGTGGAGGCGCTGCGGGAGGTGACCGAGGCGGCCGGCTCCGGGGGGCCGGCGGTGCGCCCCGGCGTGGACCCCGTCGTCCTCACGGAGACCGCGCTGGCCTGCCGGGACGCCGAGCGGCTGGTCTTCGCCTACACGGCGGCCGACGGACGGGCCAGCAGCCGGCGGGTCGAGCCGCACCGGCTGGTCCGGCTCGGGCGCCGCTGGTACCTGGTCGCCTACGACCTGGACCGGCAGGACTGGCGCAGTTTCCGGCTCGACCGGCTCGTCTCGCCCCGGGCGGAGGGCGGCAGGTTCCGGCCGCGCGAACTGCCCGCGGCCGACGCCGCCGCGTTCGTCCGGGCCGGCCTGGACGCGCTGCCCCGCCCGCACCGGGTGGAGGCGCTGGTGGACGCCCCGGCGGCGGTCGTACGGGAGCGGATCGGCATGTGGAGCACGGTGGAGGAGGTGGCCGTGGACCGGTGCCGGGTGTGGATGACGGCCGATTCCCTGGACTGGCCCGCGATGGCGCTGGGCATCGTGGGCGCGGACTTCGAGGTCGTCTGCCCGCCCGCCCTGCGCACCGTCCTCGCCGACCTGGCCGGCCGCTTCACCCGGGCCGCGAGGGCCGACGAGGACCGGCCCACGGGGTAA
- a CDS encoding RloB family protein, with product MRLEAACDRARALGIGVAISSPCFEIWLLWHYEDWARWSDARSLLDRLKSRHGFTGKNLPRSFPYADYQHAVRRAERCGPAEPVHAPPNPHSTICVLASGLVRDLDRGRDQGLDRGRGPGRDPGPG from the coding sequence ATGCGCCTCGAAGCCGCCTGCGACCGGGCACGCGCGCTGGGGATCGGCGTCGCGATCAGCTCACCGTGCTTCGAGATCTGGCTGCTGTGGCACTACGAGGACTGGGCGCGGTGGAGCGACGCCCGGTCGCTGCTCGACCGGTTGAAGAGCCGCCACGGTTTCACCGGGAAGAACCTGCCTCGCAGCTTTCCGTACGCGGACTACCAGCACGCCGTCCGCCGCGCCGAGCGGTGCGGTCCCGCTGAACCCGTCCATGCGCCGCCCAACCCGCACAGCACGATCTGCGTGCTGGCCAGCGGGCTGGTCCGCGACCTCGACCGCGGGCGCGACCAGGGGCTCGACCGCGGGCGCGGGCCCGGACGGGACCCCGGACCGGGCTGA
- the pstC gene encoding phosphate ABC transporter permease subunit PstC, which yields MTTPTPAGSAEAARAADRPRRLHSDSGLPDRLFRGTARAGGGLVLAVMLLVGGFLLYQAWQALRRAGFSFLTTAQWDPDAGHFGIAAVLTGTILIALVAVVFAVPLATGTALYISEYAPQRLRRTLVSVIDLMAAVPSVVYGLWGLFFLQGKVIGLARWLSTYFGWFPPFKVDGADPHDPLATATVYTASTFVAGMVVAMMVTPIICSIMREVFSQAPVGEREGAFALGATRWGMVRAVVLPFGAGGMIGGTMLGLGRALGETIGVYLVISPVFAVQWHVLQSGTSSVSSLIALRYGEASSFGMSALMAAGLALFLMTLVVNFAASSIVARSRSGATAE from the coding sequence GTGACGACACCGACTCCGGCGGGGTCGGCCGAGGCGGCGCGGGCCGCCGACCGGCCCCGCCGCCTGCACTCCGACTCCGGCCTGCCCGACCGGCTCTTCCGCGGCACGGCCCGTGCCGGCGGCGGCCTCGTCCTCGCGGTGATGCTGCTCGTCGGCGGCTTCCTGCTCTACCAGGCGTGGCAGGCCCTGCGCCGGGCCGGCTTCTCCTTCCTCACCACCGCCCAATGGGACCCGGACGCCGGCCACTTCGGCATCGCCGCCGTCCTCACCGGCACCATCCTGATCGCCCTCGTCGCCGTGGTCTTCGCGGTGCCGCTGGCGACCGGAACCGCGCTGTACATCTCCGAGTACGCGCCGCAGCGGCTGCGCCGCACCCTGGTCAGCGTGATCGACCTGATGGCCGCGGTGCCGTCGGTGGTCTACGGCCTGTGGGGGCTCTTCTTCCTCCAGGGCAAGGTGATCGGGCTGGCCCGCTGGCTGTCGACGTACTTCGGCTGGTTCCCGCCGTTCAAGGTCGACGGCGCCGACCCGCACGACCCGCTCGCCACCGCGACGGTCTACACCGCGTCCACGTTCGTGGCGGGCATGGTGGTGGCGATGATGGTCACCCCGATCATCTGCTCCATCATGCGGGAGGTCTTCTCGCAGGCCCCGGTCGGCGAGCGGGAGGGCGCGTTCGCCCTCGGCGCCACCCGGTGGGGGATGGTCCGGGCCGTGGTGCTGCCCTTCGGCGCCGGCGGCATGATCGGCGGCACCATGCTCGGCCTCGGCCGGGCGCTGGGCGAGACCATCGGCGTCTACCTGGTGATCTCCCCGGTCTTCGCCGTCCAGTGGCACGTCCTGCAGAGCGGCACCAGTTCGGTGTCCTCCCTCATCGCCCTGCGCTACGGCGAGGCCAGTTCGTTCGGCATGTCCGCGCTCATGGCGGCGGGCCTCGCCCTGTTCCTGATGACGCTGGTGGTCAACTTCGCCGCGTCCTCGATCGTCGCCCGCAGCCGCTCCGGCGCCACCGCCGAGTAG
- the pstA gene encoding phosphate ABC transporter permease PstA — MPRPDAAERRRTTSTVRQTDVFAVFGAALASLSLTWLFFTRLAPFSGTLGFVVFAYLLFLAIYALLVSYDEEGPAVRDRLASVVVHTLAVLLLVALVFVLVYTLWSGRKALPHLNFFTQDMQKAGPLDPLSVGGIRHAVLGTLIQISIALVLTVPAGLLCAVFLNEVPGRYARFVRTVVEAMTALPSVVAGLFIYATAILVLGMPKSGLAAALALSVMMLPIIIRASDVVIRLVPGTLREASYALGSPRWRTVWHVVLPTARSGLTTAVILGTARGVGETSPVLLTAGFTAVTNTDPTHNPMVSLPLATFEFVQSPQPAMIARGFGTASVLVVLVLVLFVVARVIGGRGPGALTRRGTHRRVVASRRDQQRFAERAALRSALDGGRPDGPWRPAPAGAAGAAGSPPWPAPATSDPTRPLPADPGAVPGTRAETAPDPVPDPDTAAAPGTPADDTGPAPESSPRTTTSQDSEPGEGPAQGVDGK, encoded by the coding sequence GTGCCTCGGCCCGACGCGGCGGAGCGGCGCCGCACCACCTCCACCGTCCGGCAGACGGACGTGTTCGCGGTGTTCGGCGCCGCGCTCGCCTCGCTCTCCCTGACCTGGCTGTTCTTCACCCGTCTCGCGCCCTTCAGCGGCACGCTCGGCTTCGTCGTCTTCGCCTACCTGCTCTTCCTCGCGATCTACGCGCTGCTCGTCTCGTACGACGAGGAGGGGCCGGCGGTCCGCGACCGGCTGGCGTCGGTGGTGGTGCACACGCTGGCGGTGCTGCTGCTGGTGGCGCTGGTCTTCGTGCTCGTCTACACGCTCTGGTCCGGCCGCAAGGCCCTGCCGCACCTGAACTTCTTCACCCAGGACATGCAGAAGGCCGGCCCGCTGGACCCGCTGAGCGTCGGCGGCATCCGGCACGCCGTGCTCGGCACGCTGATCCAGATCTCCATCGCCCTGGTGCTCACCGTGCCGGCCGGCCTGCTCTGCGCGGTCTTCCTCAACGAGGTGCCGGGCCGCTACGCGCGCTTCGTGCGGACGGTGGTCGAGGCGATGACGGCGCTGCCGTCGGTGGTGGCCGGCCTGTTCATCTACGCCACCGCGATCCTCGTGCTGGGGATGCCCAAGTCCGGGCTGGCGGCGGCGCTCGCGCTGTCGGTGATGATGCTGCCGATCATCATCCGCGCCTCGGACGTGGTGATCCGGCTGGTGCCCGGCACGCTGCGGGAGGCGTCGTACGCGCTGGGCTCTCCGCGCTGGCGGACGGTGTGGCACGTGGTGCTGCCCACCGCCCGGTCCGGGCTGACCACCGCGGTGATCCTCGGCACCGCCCGCGGCGTGGGCGAGACCTCCCCGGTGCTGCTGACCGCGGGCTTCACCGCCGTCACCAACACCGACCCGACGCACAACCCGATGGTCTCGCTGCCGCTGGCCACGTTCGAGTTCGTGCAGTCCCCGCAGCCGGCGATGATCGCCCGCGGCTTCGGTACGGCCTCGGTGCTCGTCGTGCTGGTGCTGGTGCTCTTCGTGGTGGCCCGGGTGATCGGCGGCCGCGGCCCGGGCGCGCTGACCCGGCGCGGCACCCACCGCCGGGTGGTGGCCTCCCGCCGCGACCAGCAGCGCTTCGCCGAGCGGGCGGCGCTGCGGTCGGCCCTCGACGGGGGCCGCCCCGACGGCCCGTGGCGGCCGGCTCCAGCCGGTGCCGCCGGTGCCGCCGGTTCGCCCCCGTGGCCCGCTCCGGCCACCTCCGACCCCACCCGTCCGCTCCCGGCCGACCCCGGCGCCGTACCCGGCACCCGCGCCGAGACCGCGCCCGACCCCGTACCCGACCCCGACACCGCCGCAGCGCCCGGCACCCCGGCCGACGACACCGGCCCGGCCCCCGAGAGCAGCCCCCGTACCACCACCAGCCAGGACTCGGAGCCCGGCGAGGGCCCCGCACAGGGAGTTGACGGAAAGTGA
- a CDS encoding phosphate ABC transporter substrate-binding protein PstS, translated as MRRIRAAAATVALLISSLLIVGQGPVANATTYARISGAGSTWSQNALDQWRRNVTQYGMTVDYQGTGSSDGRQQFKNGTVDFAVSEIPYGMTEFGVREPPPTRGYAYMPIVAGGTAFMYNLKIGGKRVTNLRLNGDTVSKIFTGKITNWSDKQIAADNPGLTLPNRKIIPVVRSDGSGSTAQFTLWMSKQHGDVWNDYCRRVNKPVPCGLTSYYPVVPGSGFISQSGSLGVSGYTRQNYAEGAITYVEYSYALTTGFPVAKIENADGYYTEPTASNVAVALTKATINTNKSSSQYLTQILDNVYTYKDPRTYPLSSYSYMILPTTLAAPLNADKGRTLGAFGYYFLCEGQQQAGKLGYSPLPINLVQAGFDQLKRVPGVQTQSINVAGCDNPTFSSDGTNTLAKKAPYPASCDKAGTTQCSSGTGGAAKTSTTVKASAGGNHSSGTTSTTAGSTTSGSPSAGTASAGGTSGSGGTTATTGGASGASGSSTTSVDPDTGQAIGTATGGGDGGSQDIAASTVSVGSDSFWGLRTWLMVLSSLVLLGVVLAPPTISRRLAARSAARSASAVDDRRGGPRW; from the coding sequence GTGAGAAGGATACGAGCAGCGGCAGCCACGGTCGCGCTGCTGATCAGCTCGCTGCTGATCGTCGGGCAGGGGCCGGTCGCCAACGCGACCACCTATGCCCGGATCAGCGGCGCGGGCTCCACCTGGAGCCAGAACGCCCTGGACCAGTGGCGCCGCAACGTGACGCAGTACGGCATGACCGTCGACTACCAGGGGACCGGCTCCTCCGACGGGCGCCAGCAGTTCAAGAACGGCACGGTCGACTTCGCCGTCTCCGAGATCCCCTACGGCATGACCGAGTTCGGGGTGCGTGAACCTCCGCCCACCCGCGGCTACGCCTACATGCCGATCGTGGCCGGCGGTACCGCCTTCATGTACAACCTCAAGATCGGCGGCAAGCGGGTCACCAACCTGCGGCTCAACGGCGACACGGTCTCCAAGATCTTCACCGGGAAGATCACCAACTGGTCGGACAAGCAGATCGCGGCCGACAACCCCGGCCTCACGCTGCCCAACCGCAAGATCATCCCCGTGGTCCGCTCCGACGGCTCCGGCTCCACCGCCCAGTTCACGCTGTGGATGTCCAAGCAGCACGGCGACGTCTGGAACGACTACTGCCGGCGCGTCAACAAGCCGGTGCCCTGCGGCCTGACCTCGTACTACCCCGTGGTGCCCGGCTCCGGGTTCATCTCCCAGTCCGGCTCGCTCGGCGTGTCCGGCTACACCCGGCAGAACTACGCCGAGGGCGCCATCACCTACGTCGAGTACTCGTACGCGCTGACCACCGGCTTCCCGGTGGCCAAGATCGAGAACGCGGACGGCTACTACACCGAGCCCACGGCCTCCAACGTCGCGGTGGCGCTGACCAAGGCGACGATCAACACCAACAAGAGCTCCTCGCAGTACCTCACGCAGATCCTCGACAACGTCTACACGTACAAGGACCCGCGCACGTACCCGCTGTCGAGCTACAGCTACATGATCCTGCCCACCACGCTCGCCGCCCCGCTCAACGCGGACAAGGGCCGCACGCTGGGCGCGTTCGGGTACTACTTCCTGTGCGAGGGGCAGCAACAGGCCGGGAAGCTGGGCTACTCACCGCTGCCGATCAACCTGGTGCAGGCCGGGTTCGACCAGCTCAAGCGGGTCCCCGGCGTGCAGACGCAGTCGATCAACGTCGCGGGCTGCGACAACCCCACCTTCTCCTCCGACGGCACCAACACGCTCGCCAAGAAGGCCCCTTACCCGGCGTCGTGTGACAAGGCCGGCACCACGCAGTGCTCGTCGGGCACCGGCGGCGCGGCCAAGACGTCCACAACCGTCAAGGCCTCGGCAGGGGGCAACCACTCCTCCGGCACCACCTCGACGACCGCCGGCAGCACCACCTCGGGCAGCCCGTCCGCCGGTACGGCGTCCGCCGGAGGCACCTCCGGGTCCGGCGGCACCACCGCCACCACGGGCGGCGCCTCGGGCGCCTCCGGCAGCTCCACCACCTCGGTGGACCCCGACACCGGCCAGGCGATCGGCACCGCCACCGGCGGCGGTGACGGCGGCAGCCAGGACATCGCGGCCTCCACCGTGTCGGTCGGCTCCGACTCGTTCTGGGGCCTGCGCACCTGGCTGATGGTGCTGTCCTCCCTGGTGCTGCTCGGCGTGGTGCTCGCCCCGCCGACGATCTCCCGCCGGCTGGCGGCGAGAAGCGCCGCCCGTTCCGCCTCGGCCGTCGACGACCGCAGGGGAGGCCCGCGATGGTGA